The Bacillus zhangzhouensis region AGATCGTAACAAAGACCTCCTCTGTTTTCTTCGAGAAGATGCTGCTTCAACCCTTCTTGATTCAGAGCGTAGGATTGTTTGTTCAGGACAGATCTGTTTTCGAACGGAAAGGTATAGGCCATTTTTTTTAATAATACAGGTAAGTCATTAAAGGTGATGGACTGGCCTTTATATCCGATCTTCTGTAAAAAAGCTGATTGAATCATATCATTCCCTCCTAAAAAAACTGAGCCTTTGAAGAGACTCAGTTTTCTTGATTGATAAAATCTGTTAACGCCTCAATGGCTTCTTGTTCATCCACACCATCTGCAATCAGTGTGACAGTAACCCCAGAGCTGATCGCAAGACTCATGAGACCCATAATGCTTTTCGCATTGACTTTTTTCCCATCTTTCTCTAGAAAAATATCTGCACCAAAGCGATTGGCTTCTTGTACGAACAAAGCAGCTGGACGTGCCTGCAAGCCTGTTTTCAGCTGGATGGTAACCGTTTTTTCCACCATATGATCTGCCTCCCTTTTTTCATTCTCCTATTTAAATGTAACAGCTTGTCCGTTTCGTAATTGTTCTGCGAT contains the following coding sequences:
- a CDS encoding HPr family phosphocarrier protein, giving the protein MVEKTVTIQLKTGLQARPAALFVQEANRFGADIFLEKDGKKVNAKSIMGLMSLAISSGVTVTLIADGVDEQEAIEALTDFINQEN